A DNA window from Spirochaeta cellobiosiphila DSM 17781 contains the following coding sequences:
- a CDS encoding M20/M25/M40 family metallo-hydrolase — protein MTTEHRTNMDELSSWESQIRQLSDIILANVVMFSELPAPTFKEDKRRDFLLQRFAESELINVSYDEKGNALGILPGTSGDRNILLVSHLDSNIPEEVDHTVTVRPESIAGRGVSDNAMGLASIASLPQILKHLGINLKANIILMGSTKSLGKGNLEGLRFFLDNKTLAIDFGLVVEGVKLGRLSHASIGMLRGEISYLIPEEYDWTKFESGGATIGITEVINKILAIPLPSRPKTSINIGSVKAGTTHDKRANKALLQFEIRSESEEQVHELAATIDMIAAEQASKTGADVQFQIIASRRPGGIAFSNPIVTHARTILRSLGISPRFTPSINELAAFIDNKIPALTLGITDGENLTEEMEEKVYINPIYKGLTQIIGMLTAMDQEI, from the coding sequence ATGACAACAGAACATAGGACTAATATGGATGAATTATCCAGCTGGGAAAGTCAGATTCGTCAGTTATCCGATATCATTCTAGCTAATGTGGTAATGTTCTCAGAGTTACCTGCTCCCACATTCAAGGAAGATAAACGACGGGATTTTCTACTTCAAAGATTCGCTGAAAGTGAACTAATTAATGTGTCCTATGATGAAAAAGGTAATGCTTTAGGTATTCTACCTGGTACATCTGGTGACCGGAATATACTTCTAGTAAGTCACTTAGATTCTAACATACCTGAAGAAGTTGACCATACTGTTACAGTAAGGCCTGAAAGCATTGCCGGTCGTGGCGTCAGTGACAATGCAATGGGCTTAGCCAGTATTGCATCCCTACCTCAAATTCTTAAACATCTGGGAATTAATCTGAAAGCAAACATCATACTCATGGGATCAACAAAGAGCTTAGGAAAAGGGAATCTTGAAGGATTGAGATTCTTTTTGGATAATAAAACCTTAGCTATTGATTTTGGACTTGTGGTTGAAGGAGTCAAATTAGGAAGACTAAGTCATGCATCAATCGGAATGTTAAGAGGAGAAATCTCCTACTTAATACCCGAAGAATATGACTGGACAAAATTTGAATCAGGAGGAGCAACTATTGGAATCACAGAGGTCATTAACAAGATATTAGCGATTCCCCTTCCCTCAAGACCCAAAACTTCTATTAATATTGGATCTGTTAAAGCAGGAACGACCCATGACAAAAGAGCGAATAAAGCACTCCTTCAGTTTGAAATCCGTTCAGAATCAGAAGAACAGGTTCATGAACTGGCAGCAACCATAGACATGATAGCCGCTGAACAAGCGTCAAAGACAGGGGCGGATGTACAATTTCAAATTATAGCCTCACGTCGTCCTGGAGGTATAGCCTTTAGTAATCCCATAGTAACCCATGCCAGGACGATATTAAGATCGCTGGGGATATCTCCACGCTTCACACCTTCCATCAATGAATTAGCCGCTTTTATTGATAATAAAATACCAGCCTTAACCTTAGGAATTACTGATGGGGAAAACTTAACAGAAGAAATGGAAGAAAAGGTTTACATCAATCCCATATACAAAGGTCTAACACAAATTATTGGTATGCTTACTGCCATGGATCAGGAGATATAG
- a CDS encoding glucosyl-3-phosphoglycerate synthase, with amino-acid sequence MKINNWLKTNTFHHSQFADLKELVKEKERLGLTISLCIPTLNEENTIAKEVVIFKSELMIRYPLIDEIAIIDSGSTDNTIQVAQSFGADTYLAEDILPHLEKKKGKGENLWKAIYQLKGDIIVYIDADIKNIHPRFVYGLIAPLIYNEQIKYVKAFYDRPLAFSQGVRPSGGGRVTEILTRPMFSLFFPELTAIIQPLSGEYAVRREVLENIPFPIGYGVETSHLIDVYQRWGLKAFGQTDLDQRVHRNQATRSLGKMSFGILQTFFRRAQNQQIIGDLPELQTVLRQFQVREGEFEAIEFNIVEEERPPMITIPEYLEKFNRKE; translated from the coding sequence ATGAAAATAAATAATTGGCTTAAAACAAATACCTTCCACCATTCACAATTTGCGGATCTAAAAGAATTGGTTAAAGAAAAAGAACGTCTTGGTTTAACTATTAGTTTATGTATACCTACATTGAATGAAGAAAACACTATAGCTAAAGAAGTTGTCATATTCAAATCCGAACTTATGATTAGATATCCACTAATAGATGAAATAGCAATCATTGATTCTGGATCTACTGATAACACAATACAGGTTGCTCAATCTTTTGGAGCTGATACTTATTTAGCAGAGGATATTCTTCCCCATTTGGAAAAGAAGAAGGGCAAGGGTGAAAATCTCTGGAAAGCGATTTACCAATTAAAGGGAGATATTATTGTCTATATTGATGCAGATATTAAGAACATACATCCACGCTTTGTTTATGGGTTAATCGCCCCTCTTATATATAATGAACAGATAAAATATGTTAAGGCATTTTATGATAGACCTCTTGCCTTTAGTCAAGGAGTCAGACCTAGTGGTGGGGGTCGTGTTACCGAAATTCTAACCCGCCCGATGTTTAGCCTTTTCTTCCCAGAACTTACTGCTATTATTCAACCTTTAAGCGGGGAATATGCTGTTCGTCGAGAAGTTCTTGAAAATATCCCCTTCCCTATTGGTTATGGAGTAGAAACGAGCCATTTAATCGATGTATATCAACGTTGGGGGCTAAAGGCTTTTGGACAAACAGATCTTGATCAAAGAGTTCATCGGAACCAAGCCACAAGGAGTCTGGGTAAAATGTCCTTTGGTATACTTCAGACTTTCTTTAGAAGAGCCCAAAATCAACAAATCATTGGAGATTTGCCAGAATTACAAACAGTCTTAAGACAATTTCAAGTGAGAGAGGGGGAATTTGAAGCAATTGAGTTCAATATTGTTGAAGAAGAAAGGCCACCTATGATAACAATTCCAGAATACCTTGAGAAATTTAACCGTAAGGAATGA
- a CDS encoding ATP-binding cassette domain-containing protein has protein sequence MTSTLQFKNVSFTYPDKEDFVFSNLDITLPRGVTSLIGQNGVGKSTFMLLGAGRLLPTTGDIFVLGHNTKDMTDEVQKNLLVSFVYQNMEFETEDNFGDLLPFVYDSGNKISPYDDIRNAIVKNFELEKTLSKKTQHMSKGELQRAVMAFSLLYGSPIVMMDEPVFALEEEQKHHSLGFIKEYAMQKDISVFYSIHELELSQKYSDNIGLFFKDRHIEVGSTDSLYNKEKIEEAYQVPFVLLHKKESIFREQLKGDELSEEMKDYLRKN, from the coding sequence ATGACATCTACTCTTCAATTCAAAAATGTAAGCTTCACTTATCCAGATAAAGAAGATTTTGTTTTTAGTAATCTGGACATTACCCTACCTAGGGGTGTAACGAGTCTTATTGGACAAAATGGTGTAGGTAAATCCACATTTATGTTACTAGGAGCAGGAAGACTACTGCCAACAACAGGAGACATTTTCGTTCTAGGACATAACACAAAAGATATGACTGATGAAGTTCAAAAAAATCTTCTGGTCTCCTTCGTCTATCAGAACATGGAATTTGAAACGGAAGACAATTTTGGTGACCTGCTTCCTTTTGTGTATGATTCAGGTAATAAAATAAGCCCCTATGATGATATAAGAAATGCCATAGTAAAGAACTTTGAATTAGAGAAGACTCTTTCAAAAAAGACACAACACATGAGTAAAGGAGAGCTTCAACGTGCCGTGATGGCCTTTAGTTTGTTATACGGTTCTCCTATTGTCATGATGGATGAACCAGTATTTGCCTTGGAAGAAGAACAAAAGCATCATAGTTTAGGCTTTATAAAAGAATACGCAATGCAAAAAGATATATCTGTCTTCTATAGTATTCATGAATTGGAATTGAGTCAGAAGTATTCTGATAATATTGGTCTATTTTTTAAGGATCGACACATAGAAGTAGGTTCAACGGACAGTTTATATAATAAAGAAAAAATAGAAGAAGCTTATCAAGTTCCCTTTGTTTTACTTCATAAAAAGGAAAGTATATTTAGAGAGCAGTTAAAAGGTGATGAGCTAAGTGAAGAGATGAAAGATTATCTTCGTAAAAACTAA
- a CDS encoding FtsB family cell division protein → MKQGIIISLYLSVSLYFFLIFLFGPLGRQEEKDLSAYKLELQANIEDLERQNKQLLNKIELLKTSKESIRLLAREMGFYDKDEKVIVINGLGKTSHEYNPGQVILFDDKQGYSGLYFRLMCLTIFLILTLVIVALRETWRSSHRTPTS, encoded by the coding sequence ATGAAACAAGGAATAATTATCTCCTTATATCTTAGTGTATCCCTTTATTTTTTTCTAATATTTCTCTTTGGTCCTTTAGGACGGCAGGAGGAGAAAGATTTGTCTGCCTACAAATTAGAATTACAGGCAAACATAGAAGATCTTGAGAGGCAAAATAAACAACTTCTTAATAAAATTGAATTACTAAAAACCTCTAAAGAATCTATAAGATTGTTAGCTAGAGAAATGGGATTTTATGATAAGGATGAAAAAGTTATTGTGATTAATGGTTTAGGGAAGACTTCACATGAGTATAACCCTGGTCAAGTTATTTTATTTGATGATAAACAAGGATATTCCGGATTATATTTCCGATTAATGTGTCTAACTATATTCTTAATCCTGACTCTAGTAATAGTCGCTTTGAGAGAAACATGGAGGAGTTCACACAGAACTCCTACCTCTTAG
- a CDS encoding 6-hydroxymethylpterin diphosphokinase MptE-like protein — protein MITISTSKRGYLTANVNNIHIHSPYDPVREAERYLRNQVSKAPRTVIIIGECLGYLGQSIAKIYPNTIIHPMWLETTLEQNALPFSYETGWDPSKPMSWQEFISDILSKGVVGIQILIWPAMEKLFPQEISKIYQYILTEIKQINSIKSTVQHFAFQWFKNCLQNSNFIEGYYCPVQKEKIPYFIGASGTSLSEHKDWLLNNHKYIRIIALPSSLCFFRQLNIPVDFIITQDSGFWADYHLEYLPYFSHIVCSLKASRRIKHLTKKPLLFSNHSWYEKIIFDDKPVLSLPELGSVIFSAIEFAKTMTDDAIILGGADFYQKDIQTHIRPHSFDQYFDQLGSRFLGELTQKYKRMIDFNAKTIKDNYRSIFSLDYYRDWFAQQYKDTNLNQLTPHKLRYYDLPVYKSINKKEKQSLPLELIQWEQADKERSQNIIGSIKKTARTKQSKYLTEFFPLDYEQLSGYSETERQFHLNKLTNTWLSKVDKILPLRSPNV, from the coding sequence ATGATTACAATTAGTACCAGTAAAAGAGGATATTTAACAGCCAATGTAAATAATATTCATATTCATTCTCCCTATGATCCCGTCCGGGAAGCAGAACGATATTTAAGAAACCAAGTGTCAAAGGCACCACGAACAGTTATTATAATTGGTGAATGCCTTGGCTATTTAGGACAGTCCATCGCAAAAATATATCCGAATACAATCATACACCCTATGTGGCTAGAGACAACTCTAGAACAAAATGCCCTACCCTTTTCCTATGAAACAGGTTGGGATCCTTCAAAACCAATGTCCTGGCAAGAATTTATTTCTGACATTTTATCTAAGGGTGTTGTTGGTATACAAATTTTGATTTGGCCTGCTATGGAAAAACTTTTTCCTCAAGAAATCTCAAAGATCTATCAATATATCCTTACTGAAATAAAGCAAATAAACAGTATAAAATCCACTGTTCAACACTTTGCCTTTCAATGGTTTAAAAATTGTCTACAGAATTCGAATTTCATTGAAGGGTATTACTGCCCTGTACAAAAAGAAAAAATACCTTATTTTATAGGGGCCTCAGGAACTTCTCTTAGTGAACATAAAGACTGGCTACTAAATAATCATAAATATATCAGAATCATAGCCCTACCTTCTTCTCTTTGTTTTTTTAGACAGTTGAACATTCCTGTCGACTTTATAATTACACAAGATTCTGGTTTTTGGGCTGATTACCATCTTGAATATTTACCATACTTTTCTCATATAGTTTGCTCTCTCAAAGCTTCAAGAAGGATTAAGCACCTAACAAAAAAGCCCTTACTTTTTTCGAATCACAGTTGGTATGAAAAGATAATCTTTGATGACAAACCTGTTTTATCTCTACCAGAACTGGGATCAGTTATTTTCTCTGCTATTGAGTTTGCCAAAACTATGACAGATGATGCCATTATTTTAGGAGGAGCCGATTTTTATCAAAAGGACATACAAACCCATATACGCCCTCACAGTTTTGATCAATACTTTGATCAGTTAGGCTCTCGTTTTCTAGGTGAATTGACTCAGAAATATAAACGTATGATTGATTTTAATGCTAAAACTATTAAGGATAATTACAGAAGTATTTTTTCATTAGATTATTATAGAGACTGGTTTGCTCAGCAGTATAAAGATACAAATCTAAATCAATTAACTCCTCATAAGTTGAGATATTATGATCTTCCTGTCTATAAAAGTATTAATAAGAAAGAAAAGCAAAGCCTTCCTTTAGAGCTTATACAATGGGAGCAGGCAGATAAAGAACGCTCTCAAAATATAATAGGTAGCATAAAAAAAACGGCAAGAACAAAACAAAGCAAATATCTAACGGAATTTTTCCCCCTGGATTATGAACAGCTTTCTGGGTACTCAGAAACGGAAAGACAATTTCATCTGAATAAGCTTACGAATACATGGCTTAGTAAAGTAGATAAAATACTACCTTTGAGGAGCCCCAATGTCTGA
- a CDS encoding motility associated factor glycosyltransferase family protein, translating into MSDSLYERNLLSLSIQSSLLAEKLSACTDQIPLKFITSQTGELVPLRPDNNKPYHSRFDPVKEVTRWIDHSDIKDYVLVVGIGGGFHIKKLLEKPNVSRVFIVEKDITLVKSLLQKIDLSSILSDPRVCVCCDDSIERIKNYLLSDYLPSLYGNLNFLPLRNYIDNEPDFISGIKFAIQETVNVIADDYTVQSYFGKQWYRNTILNLPLASQIHGLLSPIKHAVIAGAGPSLEEQLKFIRKEQTVIATDTALPVFLNHGIRPDFVISMDCQSFSYLHFLQGLPKDIPLILDLASPPVLSRLTQKPIFFSSGHPLSQYIGNNLRTFPSLNTKGGNISHTAISLAHALGAQDISLLGIDLSYPWGKPYARGTYVYPYFQTKESRYSPILDQTLKLVFKNKNIMIEKTSSGYRYTTKPMINYKTRMEEYLNELPMQIKLPPTKGVTLNIKKNKTPPRTDSRLFGPGPLKQDLSTFLEDYSRDLRSHPLLNKDKHFYEFSMKEKDILMTVLPTVSAFGRINPDNTTKENAESAFHWCLEQVENQINQITQNH; encoded by the coding sequence ATGTCTGATAGTCTATATGAGCGCAACCTACTATCCTTATCAATTCAAAGTTCTTTATTAGCAGAAAAACTTAGTGCATGTACTGATCAAATACCATTAAAGTTTATCACAAGTCAAACCGGTGAGTTAGTACCTTTGCGTCCAGATAATAACAAACCCTATCACAGTCGCTTTGATCCAGTGAAAGAAGTAACCCGTTGGATTGATCACTCTGATATAAAAGACTATGTTTTGGTAGTAGGTATTGGTGGTGGGTTCCATATAAAAAAACTTTTAGAAAAACCTAATGTGTCCAGAGTTTTCATTGTTGAAAAAGACATAACTCTAGTTAAGTCCTTACTTCAAAAGATTGACCTGTCTTCTATCCTTTCTGATCCAAGAGTATGTGTTTGCTGTGATGACTCAATTGAAAGAATTAAAAATTATCTTCTATCAGACTATCTCCCAAGCTTATATGGGAATTTAAATTTTCTCCCTCTGAGAAACTATATCGATAATGAACCGGATTTTATCTCAGGAATAAAATTTGCGATTCAAGAAACAGTCAATGTAATAGCTGATGATTATACCGTACAAAGCTATTTTGGAAAGCAGTGGTATAGAAATACCATTTTAAATCTACCTTTAGCTTCTCAAATCCATGGTCTGCTTTCTCCTATCAAACATGCTGTCATTGCTGGGGCTGGCCCCTCTCTTGAAGAGCAATTAAAATTTATTAGGAAAGAGCAAACTGTTATTGCAACGGATACTGCCCTTCCTGTTTTTCTCAACCATGGAATACGACCTGATTTTGTGATCAGTATGGATTGCCAAAGCTTTAGTTACCTTCATTTCCTTCAAGGTTTGCCAAAGGATATTCCCCTTATATTGGATCTCGCGTCTCCTCCCGTCCTAAGTCGACTAACTCAAAAGCCAATATTCTTTTCCAGTGGTCATCCCTTAAGCCAATATATAGGTAACAATCTAAGAACATTCCCCTCTCTCAATACAAAAGGAGGGAATATTAGTCATACGGCCATTAGTCTGGCCCATGCTTTAGGTGCTCAAGATATAAGTTTATTAGGAATTGATCTTTCCTATCCTTGGGGAAAGCCTTATGCGAGAGGTACTTACGTATATCCCTATTTTCAAACGAAAGAAAGTCGTTATTCTCCTATTTTAGATCAGACACTAAAACTAGTATTCAAAAATAAAAATATAATGATTGAGAAAACTTCTTCTGGATACAGATATACAACAAAACCAATGATTAACTATAAAACACGAATGGAAGAGTACCTTAACGAGCTACCTATGCAGATAAAACTCCCTCCTACCAAAGGAGTTACTCTAAACATCAAGAAAAACAAAACACCCCCAAGGACTGACTCTAGATTGTTTGGTCCAGGACCTCTTAAACAAGATCTATCGACTTTTTTGGAAGACTACAGCAGAGATTTACGCTCTCACCCTCTTCTTAATAAAGATAAACATTTCTATGAGTTCTCTATGAAGGAAAAAGATATACTTATGACAGTACTGCCAACAGTTTCTGCTTTTGGCCGTATTAACCCAGATAATACTACAAAGGAGAATGCTGAATCAGCCTTTCACTGGTGTCTTGAACAAGTTGAGAACCAAATAAATCAAATTACTCAAAATCACTAA
- a CDS encoding ribonuclease Z gives MSLEVFVLGTSGMMPLPGRFLTSALVRREGDLFLFDAGEGTQVSLKMLNLKWKKISAIFISHIHADHVTGLPGILMLSSQVDRTEPLYIFGPAKVGEYIEMSRSVLEMYINYEIIFKAIDNFQTSEILIENDEYLIRSVPLKHTKPCLGYVIEEKERPGVFHPEKAKEFNVPVGPLWSKLQKGESVTNLDGENILPSQVLGEPRKGCKFSYITDTQYIESISPEISGSDLVICESMFMDALADSAKEKKHLTSKQAARIALEAGNVGQLGLIHYSPRYTDWELKRLLKEAQSVFPNTFLTKDRQVIMLNNQD, from the coding sequence TTGTCACTTGAAGTATTTGTTTTAGGTACTAGTGGAATGATGCCGCTTCCCGGGCGTTTTTTAACATCCGCCTTGGTTAGAAGAGAAGGTGACCTGTTTTTATTTGATGCAGGAGAGGGAACACAAGTATCCTTAAAAATGTTAAATCTAAAATGGAAGAAAATATCTGCTATCTTCATTAGCCATATACATGCTGACCATGTAACTGGTTTACCAGGTATATTGATGTTGTCTAGTCAGGTTGATAGAACAGAGCCTCTCTATATATTTGGTCCTGCTAAGGTTGGTGAATATATTGAAATGTCTAGATCTGTTTTAGAAATGTACATTAATTATGAAATAATTTTTAAAGCCATTGATAATTTTCAGACCAGTGAAATTTTAATAGAAAATGATGAATATCTGATTAGAAGTGTTCCTCTAAAGCACACAAAGCCCTGTTTAGGTTATGTTATTGAAGAGAAGGAACGTCCCGGAGTTTTTCATCCTGAGAAAGCTAAGGAGTTCAATGTTCCTGTAGGACCTTTGTGGTCCAAACTTCAGAAAGGGGAAAGTGTAACTAATCTGGATGGAGAGAATATTTTACCTTCTCAAGTTCTGGGAGAACCAAGAAAGGGATGTAAGTTCAGTTATATCACTGACACTCAATATATCGAAAGCATTAGTCCTGAGATATCAGGTTCAGACCTTGTGATCTGTGAATCCATGTTTATGGATGCTTTGGCTGATAGTGCTAAGGAAAAAAAGCATCTTACTAGTAAGCAGGCGGCCAGGATCGCTCTGGAGGCGGGTAATGTGGGGCAATTAGGTTTAATACACTACAGTCCACGTTATACAGATTGGGAACTTAAACGCCTGTTAAAAGAAGCACAGAGCGTATTTCCTAATACATTTCTTACAAAAGATAGGCAAGTTATCATGTTAAATAACCAAGATTAA
- a CDS encoding M48 family metallopeptidase: MIYIIIATLTTIFFMYLNHINIKYLKHHPIPSLLNGLFTESEEEKSKKYTIAKSKVSDVSHVVNLVFISMLILLRIPALLDNLLNQFELNIYVHSLVYMGSISLLIYLVGLPFDLYRQFRLEAQFGFNKLTIQTYIVDQVKGFLLSLVVGIPLVLLLVFVLSTFNLWWLWASMIMTGIVLLFSFVYPFFIAPLFNKFTPLDDGEVKTTIEALAKKCEFPIQGVYVMDGSKRSSHSNAYFTGFGKLKRIVLFDTLLDTLDTSEISSVMAHEIGHQKKGHVNKMLLFNILIIMGSFFIAGLLFDKPIIFEHLGLGKASPWSLLLFLMLYLEPVNIILTFIIYSFSRRFEFQADNYAKTTISTGDNLISSLIKLTKENASNLNPHPLYSRFFYSHPTLVERINALKGGV; this comes from the coding sequence ATGATATATATAATTATTGCTACTCTTACGACTATATTTTTTATGTATTTAAATCATATTAATATAAAGTATTTGAAGCATCATCCCATACCTTCCTTACTTAATGGACTGTTTACTGAGTCGGAAGAAGAAAAATCTAAAAAATATACCATAGCCAAAAGCAAAGTAAGTGATGTTTCCCATGTGGTTAACTTAGTTTTCATCTCTATGTTAATCCTGTTGAGAATACCTGCCTTATTAGATAATTTGCTTAATCAGTTTGAATTAAACATATATGTTCATAGCCTTGTCTATATGGGCTCCATATCCTTGCTTATCTACTTAGTTGGTCTTCCTTTTGACCTTTATAGACAATTTCGCTTAGAAGCTCAATTTGGCTTTAATAAACTAACAATCCAGACATATATTGTGGATCAGGTGAAAGGTTTTCTTCTATCATTAGTAGTTGGTATTCCCTTAGTACTATTACTCGTTTTTGTGTTGTCAACATTTAACCTATGGTGGTTATGGGCTTCGATGATAATGACGGGGATAGTCTTGTTGTTTTCTTTTGTCTATCCTTTCTTTATTGCCCCTCTCTTTAATAAGTTCACTCCCTTGGATGATGGCGAAGTAAAGACGACTATAGAAGCATTAGCTAAAAAGTGTGAATTCCCTATACAAGGCGTATATGTTATGGATGGTAGTAAAAGATCTAGTCATTCCAATGCTTATTTTACAGGGTTTGGTAAATTAAAGAGAATTGTATTGTTTGATACGCTTCTGGATACTCTTGATACTAGTGAAATATCATCTGTTATGGCCCATGAAATAGGTCATCAGAAGAAGGGGCATGTCAACAAAATGCTGTTATTTAACATCCTAATAATAATGGGATCATTCTTTATAGCTGGTCTCCTCTTTGACAAGCCTATTATCTTTGAGCATCTTGGGCTGGGAAAGGCTTCTCCTTGGAGCCTATTGCTTTTTTTGATGTTGTATCTGGAACCTGTTAACATTATTCTTACTTTCATAATATATAGTTTTAGCCGTAGATTTGAGTTTCAAGCTGACAATTATGCAAAAACAACTATTAGTACAGGTGATAATCTTATATCTTCCTTGATTAAGCTAACTAAAGAGAATGCCTCTAATCTAAATCCTCATCCTTTATATAGCCGCTTCTTCTATAGTCATCCCACTTTAGTAGAAAGAATTAATGCATTAAAGGGAGGTGTGTAA
- a CDS encoding dihydroorotate dehydrogenase-like protein produces MKTKYLGLELKNPIIVSSSPLTKNWEGIKKCADAGAGAIVLKSLFEEQMSADLKPATDDQSYFSHPEAEAYVQNMGMTLNSDEYLDLITKASTELDIPVLASLNCVNPEWWTTYAVEVERAGAAAIELNISLVPDSKKEDAVAMKKRLIEIIKSVKSKVNIPISVKLGHEFGALPNLLDAIELTGVDGVVLFNRYYQADIDLDSLNLKIGKRFSAPEEFLAVLREIALVSDQTTLDIAASTGIHTENEAIKAILVGSSAVQVCSTLFKNKIDQIATIQSGIENWMKDKGFNSIEEFKGKLSQKKEDSLKFERLQYIKALVGTE; encoded by the coding sequence TTGAAAACAAAGTATCTTGGTCTGGAGTTAAAAAATCCAATCATTGTATCTTCTTCTCCTTTAACAAAGAATTGGGAAGGAATTAAAAAGTGTGCAGATGCTGGTGCCGGTGCCATTGTGCTTAAGAGTCTCTTTGAAGAACAAATGTCAGCTGATTTGAAACCGGCAACTGATGATCAATCCTATTTTAGTCATCCAGAAGCAGAAGCCTATGTGCAAAACATGGGAATGACTCTGAACTCTGATGAATATTTGGATTTGATTACCAAGGCCTCAACAGAACTTGATATACCTGTTTTAGCCAGCTTGAATTGTGTAAACCCTGAATGGTGGACTACCTACGCAGTTGAAGTTGAGAGAGCAGGAGCTGCAGCTATTGAATTAAACATATCTTTAGTACCAGATTCAAAGAAAGAAGATGCTGTAGCTATGAAGAAGCGTTTAATTGAGATTATCAAGTCTGTAAAAAGTAAAGTCAATATACCTATATCTGTTAAACTTGGGCATGAGTTTGGTGCTCTACCCAATTTGCTGGATGCAATTGAATTGACAGGAGTTGATGGTGTTGTGCTTTTTAACAGATATTATCAGGCAGATATCGATTTGGATTCTCTGAATTTGAAAATCGGTAAAAGATTTTCAGCTCCAGAAGAGTTCTTAGCTGTACTAAGAGAGATTGCTCTTGTTTCTGATCAAACGACCCTGGATATTGCTGCATCTACCGGTATTCATACGGAAAATGAAGCTATTAAAGCTATTCTGGTAGGCTCCTCTGCAGTTCAAGTATGCAGTACCTTGTTCAAAAATAAGATTGATCAAATAGCTACGATACAGTCAGGTATCGAGAATTGGATGAAGGATAAAGGATTTAATTCAATAGAAGAGTTTAAGGGAAAACTAAGTCAAAAGAAAGAAGATTCCCTTAAATTTGAAAGATTGCAGTATATCAAAGCATTGGTTGGTACAGAATAA